The Erythrobacter aurantius genome includes a window with the following:
- a CDS encoding Ig-like domain-containing protein → MHRILFLASTSLAALSCASVAHAQSSTETYTYDALGRLIKVVTTGGQNNGETQSICYDKADNRTQYLANNSSGSVECSGSAPPPPPPPPPPPPPPPPPPPPPANNPPNPTSDFVSGSCSGVVFANLTANDTDPEGHYPLTLTNIVKNQGGASATIMTGSLVEVIFAFSAGDFSLFTYTVQDSQGASATGQLSVSTTSCGGGGLPF, encoded by the coding sequence ATGCACCGTATCCTGTTTCTCGCGAGTACCTCCCTAGCTGCTCTTTCCTGTGCCTCGGTGGCGCATGCGCAATCGAGCACGGAGACCTACACCTATGATGCGCTCGGGCGCCTTATCAAGGTCGTCACAACCGGCGGTCAGAACAACGGTGAGACGCAGTCGATCTGTTACGACAAGGCTGACAACAGGACGCAGTACCTTGCCAACAACAGCAGCGGGAGCGTTGAGTGCAGCGGCTCTGCACCTCCGCCGCCGCCACCTCCACCACCTCCGCCTCCCCCTCCGCCGCCGCCTCCGCCGCCGCCGGCCAACAATCCGCCAAACCCAACCTCCGACTTCGTATCGGGGTCTTGCTCCGGAGTTGTGTTCGCCAACCTGACGGCCAACGATACCGATCCCGAAGGGCACTACCCTCTGACACTCACAAACATCGTCAAGAACCAGGGCGGAGCGAGCGCGACCATCATGACGGGGAGTCTTGTGGAGGTGATTTTCGCGTTCTCTGCCGGCGACTTTTCGTTGTTCACCTACACCGTCCAGGACTCGCAGGGGGCCTCCGCGACAGGACAATTGAGTGTGTCGACCACCTCGTGTGGTGGTGGCGGGCTTCCGTTCTGA
- a CDS encoding DUF4143 domain-containing protein: MLSDADLRVIEAHHGIHRANTLTLRDLTLDNNSMAASAPPIELERMWHRGRLARSLFAPDGPASDRWRADNVEDLLPFRPYLPTHSPLATDPWRWIANENGLEESGLFKRSLLQWEVFERLRQTGEQQDLIFRLPAWSPPGEITSRPSFLYMTDSGFLHHLIGLPEVVLNSWDSRPLHYRDSAWDGHRQRSWEGFAISCLARAAGVRTHASYWTAADGEIDLILDWSSSSECWAIEITIGRNKKLKSVFEVGCGEVQATRAILLHNSVVGIPKIKWDRGMARNVEIMTLEEALLAIDAGP; the protein is encoded by the coding sequence ATGCTCAGTGATGCTGACTTGCGCGTGATTGAGGCGCATCACGGCATTCATCGCGCCAATACGCTGACGTTGAGGGACTTGACCCTTGATAACAATTCTATGGCTGCTTCTGCACCGCCAATCGAACTGGAAAGGATGTGGCATAGGGGGCGGTTGGCGCGAAGCCTGTTTGCGCCTGACGGACCTGCGAGCGACCGTTGGCGAGCCGACAATGTGGAAGACCTGCTGCCATTCCGCCCATATTTGCCTACTCACTCGCCGCTCGCCACCGATCCATGGCGCTGGATTGCCAATGAAAATGGCCTGGAGGAATCTGGCCTCTTCAAGAGAAGCCTTCTTCAATGGGAAGTCTTCGAACGCCTTCGCCAAACCGGCGAGCAGCAGGACCTAATTTTTCGGCTACCGGCATGGTCGCCGCCAGGAGAAATCACTTCTCGTCCCAGTTTCTTATACATGACTGACTCCGGATTCCTCCATCATCTCATTGGACTTCCAGAGGTGGTACTGAATTCTTGGGATTCGCGACCTCTCCACTATCGCGACAGCGCATGGGACGGTCACCGGCAACGTAGCTGGGAGGGTTTCGCCATCAGTTGCCTCGCACGTGCTGCTGGTGTCCGCACTCATGCATCTTATTGGACAGCAGCCGATGGCGAAATCGATCTTATCCTCGATTGGTCCAGTTCAAGTGAATGCTGGGCAATTGAGATCACGATAGGCCGTAACAAGAAACTGAAGTCTGTTTTCGAGGTCGGATGCGGCGAGGTTCAGGCCACGCGTGCAATCCTGCTCCATAACTCAGTAGTGGGGATCCCAAAAATCAAATGGGACCGCGGCATGGCTCGAAATGTGGAGATCATGACATTGGAAGAGGCTTTGTTAGCGATTGACGCTGGGCCGTAA